A window from Shimia isoporae encodes these proteins:
- a CDS encoding DUF6324 family protein — translation MGINTERDLEANLQIGPTDQGFVRIFVEANGVEIPMDFDPEEAEEIADEIRAAATAARSVG, via the coding sequence ATGGGCATCAACACCGAACGCGACTTAGAAGCCAACCTGCAAATCGGCCCCACCGATCAGGGATTCGTGCGGATATTTGTTGAGGCCAATGGTGTCGAAATCCCCATGGACTTCGATCCGGAAGAAGCAGAAGAGATCGCGGACGAAATCCGCGCGGCGGCCACCGCGGCCCGCTCCGTCGGCTGA
- a CDS encoding Ldh family oxidoreductase, which produces MQTKTLTLEEIEDISFRALVAAGTSPENARPLAVATAATEADGVASHGMAYIPIYCEHVQCGKVDGQAHPDLQESAPGVLTVDAATGFAHSAIDIGFESLVPMARSQGIAALAIRNSYNCGVLGYHTARLARDGLLAIGFTNAPASIAPSGGAKPVVGTNPISIAASGEDGEPAILIDQSASTIAKSEVMKHAREGKPIPEGWALDADGRPTTDPEVGLKGSMAPSGGYKGVGAAVLVELMAAAMTGATLGIDASPFAGTAGGPPKTGQFFLAIDPAVTSGGGYAANVARLVGAFQEQDGARLPGDGRKAHRLRARTEGVAVNVATLEKIEAIIAG; this is translated from the coding sequence ATGCAAACAAAAACTCTGACTTTGGAAGAAATCGAAGACATCAGTTTCCGAGCACTCGTCGCTGCGGGAACGTCGCCAGAGAACGCCCGTCCTCTGGCCGTCGCCACCGCCGCGACCGAGGCCGACGGCGTGGCAAGCCACGGCATGGCATATATCCCGATCTACTGCGAGCACGTTCAGTGTGGCAAAGTGGATGGGCAGGCACACCCTGATTTGCAGGAATCAGCGCCGGGGGTTTTGACGGTAGACGCGGCAACAGGATTTGCACATTCGGCAATCGACATTGGATTTGAAAGCCTCGTGCCGATGGCTCGCTCCCAAGGCATCGCAGCTTTGGCCATTCGCAACAGTTACAATTGCGGTGTTCTTGGATACCACACCGCAAGACTGGCCCGCGACGGGCTTTTGGCCATCGGTTTTACAAATGCGCCCGCTTCCATTGCTCCCTCTGGTGGGGCCAAGCCGGTCGTCGGCACCAACCCGATATCGATCGCGGCGTCAGGGGAAGACGGTGAACCGGCAATCCTGATTGACCAAAGCGCCAGTACGATTGCCAAAAGCGAAGTCATGAAACACGCGCGGGAGGGCAAGCCCATCCCCGAGGGTTGGGCGCTTGACGCGGACGGCCGTCCTACGACAGATCCGGAAGTTGGACTTAAGGGATCGATGGCGCCATCCGGCGGGTACAAGGGGGTCGGCGCGGCAGTCCTTGTCGAGTTAATGGCCGCTGCCATGACCGGAGCCACTTTGGGGATCGACGCATCGCCCTTTGCTGGTACGGCTGGGGGACCACCAAAGACAGGGCAGTTCTTTCTAGCAATAGATCCCGCGGTCACGTCAGGTGGCGGCTATGCTGCGAACGTAGCCCGATTGGTGGGTGCGTTTCAGGAGCAGGATGGCGCGCGCCTGCCCGGAGACGGACGCAAAGCCCACAGGCTACGTGCTCGTACCGAGGGTGTTGCTGTAAATGTGGCTACACTTGAGAAAATAGAAGCGATAATAGCCGGTTAG
- a CDS encoding MmcB family DNA repair protein yields MEDTSLLTLQPGQLLARGVSRHLRSHGYVSIEEFVPARGLRVDVMALGPKGELWVVECKSSRADFQSDTKWQGYLEWCDRYFWAVDTEFPTDLLPDGTGLIMADAYDAEIIRMGPEDKVAPARRKKMIQKFATDAARRLQRYRDPKLVPMPDED; encoded by the coding sequence ATGGAAGATACATCGCTCCTCACTCTGCAACCCGGCCAACTTCTTGCGCGTGGCGTCAGCCGTCATTTGCGCAGCCATGGCTACGTCTCAATAGAAGAGTTCGTACCCGCGCGGGGCCTACGGGTGGACGTCATGGCGTTGGGTCCGAAAGGCGAGTTGTGGGTCGTCGAGTGCAAGTCGAGCCGGGCGGATTTTCAATCCGATACCAAATGGCAAGGCTATCTCGAATGGTGCGACCGTTATTTTTGGGCGGTTGATACGGAATTTCCCACGGATCTGTTGCCCGATGGCACAGGGCTCATCATGGCAGATGCCTATGACGCTGAAATCATCCGCATGGGGCCCGAGGACAAGGTTGCACCTGCGCGTCGCAAGAAGATGATCCAGAAATTTGCCACCGACGCCGCACGGCGCTTGCAGCGCTACCGCGACCCAAAACTTGTGCCGATGCCCGACGAGGACTGA
- a CDS encoding GNAT family N-acetyltransferase, whose protein sequence is MREFEGVKLRQFEARDLDWLVEAHAELYARTEGFDDSFAFLVSAILTDFLDRQDTVWERGWVAERDGWRLGSIFCVKSEQSDIAKLRLFLVQPEAQGMGLGKHLLETCMGFARDRGYVGMHLWTHESHTAACALYEAYGFEMTAAEPVRNFGVDLVEQTWKISF, encoded by the coding sequence GTGCGTGAATTCGAGGGGGTCAAATTGCGTCAATTCGAGGCGCGGGATCTTGACTGGCTGGTGGAGGCGCACGCAGAGCTTTACGCCAGAACAGAAGGGTTCGACGACAGTTTTGCATTTTTGGTTTCTGCGATTTTGACGGATTTTCTCGACCGTCAGGATACCGTTTGGGAGCGCGGCTGGGTGGCCGAAAGGGATGGCTGGCGTCTGGGCAGCATTTTCTGCGTGAAATCCGAACAATCCGACATTGCCAAATTGCGTCTGTTTCTGGTGCAGCCTGAAGCACAAGGCATGGGGTTGGGCAAACACTTGCTCGAGACCTGCATGGGGTTCGCACGGGATAGAGGCTATGTGGGGATGCATCTCTGGACCCACGAAAGCCACACAGCAGCCTGCGCGCTTTATGAGGCCTATGGCTTTGAAATGACCGCTGCCGAGCCGGTGCGGAATTTCGGCGTAGATCTGGTCGAACAAACTTGGAAAATTTCATTTTAG
- a CDS encoding citryl-CoA lyase — translation MNDVADWWQTAIIDMEPGRIELRGTPIQDLIGNLSFAEMIWLMVRGDRPSDAQARLFEAALVSAVDHGPQAPSIAAARMAVTCGLPLNNAMATAVNMLGDIHGGAGEQAVELYHQVKASPLGTEAALDIWTSERGKIIPGFGHRFHSPTDPRAPRLMEMVSEAVANGACEGAFATVGREIEETLARRKGRPIPMNIDGATAVIYAELGFEPPLARGLFCLSRSVGILAHAWEQQQQGGRNKGPTPPKYRWTYTGP, via the coding sequence ATGAACGACGTCGCAGACTGGTGGCAGACAGCGATCATAGACATGGAACCTGGGCGGATTGAACTGCGGGGCACCCCCATTCAGGATCTCATTGGCAACCTGTCATTTGCAGAGATGATCTGGCTCATGGTGCGTGGCGACCGACCCTCCGACGCGCAAGCACGCCTGTTTGAGGCCGCATTGGTCTCGGCCGTGGACCACGGACCGCAAGCGCCTTCAATTGCCGCTGCGCGGATGGCGGTCACCTGCGGGTTGCCGCTAAACAATGCCATGGCAACTGCGGTGAACATGCTCGGTGACATTCACGGAGGCGCCGGCGAACAGGCAGTTGAGCTCTACCATCAGGTTAAAGCCAGTCCTCTCGGAACGGAGGCTGCGCTCGACATTTGGACCTCGGAGAGAGGAAAAATCATTCCCGGCTTCGGTCACCGATTTCATTCACCAACCGACCCTCGGGCTCCGCGCCTGATGGAAATGGTGAGTGAAGCCGTCGCAAACGGGGCTTGCGAAGGTGCATTTGCGACCGTGGGTCGAGAGATTGAAGAAACCCTGGCGAGGCGAAAAGGACGTCCGATCCCGATGAACATAGACGGTGCCACAGCCGTGATTTACGCGGAACTGGGTTTCGAGCCTCCACTAGCGCGTGGTCTTTTCTGCTTGTCCCGATCTGTGGGCATCCTCGCTCATGCCTGGGAACAGCAACAACAAGGAGGCCGCAACAAAGGCCCCACACCGCCCAAATACCGATGGACCTATACCGGACCCTAA
- a CDS encoding DUF3726 domain-containing protein, with protein sequence MSFSLNEVEAMAKNAARGGHYSWAMAKEAGRATRWLCAQGQDGCGALAGMLRVQEAEKLLPPSVRGEEWRADTGKLCPLSVGTAASDRAASLTGQVTVVHGVVFPLLLMPFFSSASRVSGQIVFAQVDEAKAKVAADGIRLQGAFPDEASQVIITFGSGNFEPAEKHTRAIPRDEDWLSLKFFAHRTYAPATEESRRLGAGESGGSRN encoded by the coding sequence GTGAGTTTCTCTCTCAACGAAGTCGAGGCAATGGCTAAAAACGCCGCTCGAGGTGGTCACTACTCATGGGCAATGGCCAAAGAGGCCGGCCGCGCAACGCGTTGGTTGTGCGCGCAGGGGCAAGATGGTTGTGGCGCGCTGGCCGGCATGCTGCGCGTCCAAGAGGCGGAAAAACTTCTGCCGCCCAGTGTTAGAGGGGAGGAGTGGCGCGCAGATACCGGAAAACTGTGCCCTCTCAGCGTTGGCACAGCCGCTTCAGATCGCGCTGCGTCTTTGACTGGTCAAGTGACAGTTGTGCATGGCGTGGTCTTTCCGCTCTTGCTTATGCCATTTTTCTCCAGCGCGTCCCGAGTTTCCGGTCAGATTGTTTTTGCGCAAGTTGATGAAGCAAAGGCCAAGGTTGCAGCCGATGGGATAAGACTACAGGGCGCGTTTCCAGACGAGGCATCCCAAGTCATTATCACCTTTGGAAGTGGCAATTTTGAACCTGCCGAGAAACACACTCGGGCAATTCCGCGAGATGAAGATTGGCTTAGTTTGAAGTTCTTTGCTCATCGCACCTACGCGCCTGCGACCGAGGAGTCGCGTCGGCTTGGCGCGGGCGAAAGTGGCGGCTCAAGAAATTGA
- a CDS encoding membrane dipeptidase: protein MRIDGLQYANWSEKIFRQMREGGVDAVHVTIAYHETFRETVLNFERWNRWFEAHSDLIIKGHSARDIDRARETGRTAIFFGFQNPSPIEDDIGLVEILHTLGGRFMQLTYNNQSLLATGCYETEDSGITRMGRQVIKEMNRVGLVVDMSHSADRSTIEAAEISQRPIAITHANPHAWFPALRNKKDAVLRAVTENGGMLGFSLYPHHLRGKSDCTLQDFCAMIARTADTFGVAHLGIGSDLCQDQPDSVVEWMRTGRWSKEVDFGEGSASSPGFPPMPDWFQDNRDFGNIEQGLYAVGMNAEEVAAVMGGNWYRFFDENFGPDEG, encoded by the coding sequence ATGCGCATCGACGGGCTGCAATATGCCAATTGGTCCGAAAAAATCTTTCGGCAGATGCGCGAAGGCGGTGTCGACGCAGTGCATGTGACAATCGCTTATCACGAGACATTCCGTGAAACGGTGTTGAATTTCGAGCGCTGGAACCGATGGTTTGAAGCCCATTCTGACCTGATCATCAAAGGTCACAGTGCTCGCGATATTGACCGCGCTCGTGAAACTGGCCGAACGGCAATTTTCTTTGGCTTTCAGAATCCGAGCCCAATCGAAGACGACATCGGACTGGTGGAAATCCTGCACACTTTGGGCGGGCGGTTCATGCAATTGACGTACAATAATCAGTCGTTGCTTGCGACCGGTTGCTACGAGACGGAAGACAGCGGGATCACCCGAATGGGGCGGCAAGTCATCAAGGAAATGAACCGGGTGGGTTTGGTCGTTGATATGAGCCATTCGGCGGACCGCTCCACCATTGAGGCCGCAGAAATTTCCCAGCGACCGATCGCGATCACGCATGCCAATCCGCACGCGTGGTTTCCTGCGCTGCGCAACAAAAAAGACGCCGTGCTCCGGGCCGTTACGGAGAACGGGGGTATGCTTGGGTTTTCTCTTTATCCGCATCACTTGCGCGGAAAATCCGACTGCACGCTCCAGGATTTCTGCGCGATGATTGCGCGAACGGCCGATACTTTCGGTGTGGCGCACCTCGGGATTGGGTCGGATTTGTGCCAAGACCAGCCCGATAGCGTGGTTGAGTGGATGAGAACAGGGCGCTGGAGCAAAGAGGTGGACTTCGGCGAGGGATCGGCATCGTCGCCGGGTTTCCCGCCAATGCCGGATTGGTTCCAAGACAACAGGGACTTTGGCAACATTGAACAGGGGCTTTATGCCGTTGGGATGAACGCCGAAGAGGTCGCAGCCGTCATGGGCGGCAACTGGTATCGGTTCTTTGACGAAAACTTCGGGCCAGATGAAGGATGA